The DNA sequence GCGGTGCGCGGGATCGCCGTACTTGGGGCTGTCCTTGACGTCCATCTTCCCGTCGGTCAGCAGGAACAGCACCCGGGGCTCCGAGGAGTCGGAGCCGTCGGTCAGGTCGTGCACGCCCTGCCGGATGGCGCTCGGGAGGTCGGTGCCGGTGCCCTCGCTCTCCTTGCGGCTGCGCAGCTTGTCGACGCACTTGCCGACCGTTTCGCGGCCCGCCGCGTCCAGCGTGGTGCGCGGGCAGACCGGGTCCACCGCGCGTTGGTCGTCGTTCTCGGCGGCGGCGAAGCCGAAGACCGTGACATGCGAGGACGAGGACACGTCGCCCAGCGCGATGCGCGCGGCGGCGGCCTTCTCGGCCTTCATGTCCTCGGGTGCGAGGCTGGCCGACTCGTCCACGGCCACCGCGTAGTTGACCGCGGGGAACGCCGGTTCGGAGTCCGCCGCGGGCACCGGACCCTGACCTGCCGGTGCCAGCAGGGACGCGAACACCGCGGTGCCGCCCAGCACCGAGACCGCGGCGCGGCGCACCCGGCCCCTTCGTGATTGCCGTCTTCCCGTGACTCTTTCCACGGCCGTCCCCTGATTCTCGGAGAGTCTCTGCTCTGCGTGCGTAGGTTGCTTGGGGTGCTTGCGTTGTGCCGGCCGGTCGCGCGTCAGCGCGCGGTCAGCCCCCAGACCACGGCCAGTGCCGCGGAGGGGGCGAGCGAGCCCACTCCCCAGCGGATGGCGCGGTACTTGGCGGTGAGGATCGAGCTGGCGTCCACGGCCTGGACGAGCAGCCACGCGGCCGGATCCCGCCCGGCCTCGGCGACCCGGTCGGACAGCTCCGCAAGGTCGCGGGCGGCCACCAGATCGCCGAAGTACGTCACCTCGTCCCGGCCGCGGACCGTGCCGGTGCGCGGCATCAGCGCCCCGACCAGCGCGGACACCGCGACGGCCCAGAGCACCCCGGAGAGGATCAGCGTCACGTCGGCGAACCCGTCCCACCTCGGGGTGCCGTGCCAGCCGACCAGGAACGCGGGCAGCGCGAGCGTCCCCGAGAGCAGCACGGCCGCCTTGGAGTCGGCCCGGCCGAGGTCCTCCCGGACGGAGTTCAGCAGCCGTTCCGCGATGCGCTCCCCCGCCCGGTCGTGGTGGTGCCGACCCCCGTCCGGCACGGGCACGACCGGGTCGGGGGAGGTGCGTGCCGCCCCGTCGGCGCTCATCGGTCCTCTTCCGCCCAGGACCAGCCGTCGTCCTCGGCACGTCGGCGCCGGCGCGGCGGCTCCCGGTCGTCGTCCACCGGGTAGAGCTCGGGCCGGTGGGTCTGACGCCGGTCGGCCCGGGTGCGCGGGTCGTCGTATTCGGGTTCGTCCCGCGGGTAGTAGGGCTCCGGCCGGTAGGTCTGCCGGGGCGTGCGGGAGCGCGGGTCGTCGTCCTGGGGGTCCGCCCCCGGGTACGGCTCGGGCCGGTAGGTCCGCTGCCGGGCAGGGGCGCGCGGCTCGTCGTAATCGGCGTCGTCGCGCGGGGAGTAGGGCTCGGCCCGGTAGGCCGGACGCCGGGTGGGAACGCGCCGGTCGTCGTGGTCGTGGTCGTCCGCCGGATAGGGGTCGGGCCGGTGAGTCCTGCGCTGGTCCGGGGCGCGCCCGTCGTCGTCCACGCGGTCGTCCGCCGAGTAGAGGTCCGGCCGGTGGCTCGCGCGCCGGGTGCGGGTGCCCCGAGGGTCGTACTCGGCGTCGTAGTCGGCGTCGTAGCCCGCGTCGTAGTGGGCGTCCCCTGCCCGGTACGGCTCCGTCCGGTCGGGGCCTCGCCTGTCCGGCCCCCGCCGGTCGGCGCCCCGTCCGTCGGACCGCCGGTCGGGCTCGCCCCGGGAGGGCTCTGCCCGCGGAGGGCGCCGTCTGGGCGGCTCGTCCGAGGCCCAGTCCGGGTTGAACGGACGGCCGGAGGACGCCTCCAGCTCCCGGGGCCGGCGAGCGGGCACCGTCCCGATGGGACCCACCATGGGCCGTCCGTCGCCCTGGTTGAGGAGGTTCAGGACCTGCGTCTCCACGTCCACGGTGGCGAGTTCGCCCCGCTGGGCCATGGTGAACAGCCGGGCGACCCGGTCCTTCTCGTCCTGCCTGCCTTCCTGGCGGATCTTCTCCAGGAAGTCCTTGGCCCCCTCCGGGTCGGCCGCGAGCATGAAGCTGAGCTGTTCCAGCTCCCCGCCCTGCAACATGCGCCGGTACGACTCCTGCCGCAGCCGGATCACCTTGGCCTGGGCGTGCGCGTCCCGTTCCTCGTCGGCGTGCTCGATGGTCCGGTCGTCCACCCGCAGCCGGACGTACAGCCGTACCCGCAGACCGAGTTCGGAACCCAGGTCGGCCCAGCGGCCGCCCGCGCACTCGCGTGTGATGGCGCGGTTGGCCTGCTCGGCCTCGGTCACCCGGTAGGTGGTGGTGACCTCACGCAGCCGTTCCAGCACCGGGGAGGTGAGCCGGTTGGCGACGTCGGTGACGACCTCCAGGGCGGCCAGGTGCGGGTCGGTCACGGCCCACTGGATGTCCACCTCGGCCTTGAAGAAGGTGGTGCCGCCGGCGGCCGGGAGCTCCATCTGGAGCGGCGTCACATAGGTGCCGAGCGCGATCTCGCACATGCTGTGCGTCCTGGCCAGCACCGGCCTGTCGACATGCTGGACCCCGGAGGCCCTCTTCACCGTGTAGCCGCCGTTCCGGTAGAACTGCACCAGCGCCGACCGGGGACTCACCTTGGGGAACCCGTCCGTCAGCGTGTTGAAGTCCCGTAGGAACGGACCCGCGGGCCCCGCGGGGTCGGCGCCGACCGCCTCGTCGCCGTCGAGCGCCTCGTCCTCGTTCTCAGCCATGCCTCTCCTCCTCGCGGGTCCTCTCCCGGCGCGGCCGGTCCTGACGCGGCCACTCCTGACGCGGCCTGTCGGGATGCGGCCGGTACGGACCCGGCCACTCCTGACGCCGCCGGTCCTGGCGCGGTCCGTCCTGCCTCGTCCGCTCTTCCGGCGCGACGGCGAGCCACCACAGGTCGCGTGCGTCCGCGTCGGGGAGCGGCTTCTCCGGGTCGCTCATCATTCGGCGCAGCAGCCAGTCCAGCCGCCGCCGGTCGTGCTCCTCGGTCGCCAGCGCGGGCAGCAGCTCCGCCAGCCCCGGCCGGGTCCACTCGGTGCCGTCCTTGCGCACGGCCGACCGCAGCAGTTCCTCCAGCGCGTCCATCGCCACGTCCTTCGACCGGGCCGTGTTCAGCGCGGTCCACATCAAGTCGGCCATCGGCTCGACGAGTTCGGGCCGGATGGCGGCGAGGGCGAGCGCGACCGGCCAGTCCCCGCGGTCCGCCCAGGGGGAATCGCTGTCGTCCCCCAGGGAGTCGGGGTCCATCAGCAACTCGTCCACCGTCGTCAGCGCCAGCCGGACGGTCGCCGCGAGCCCCAGGTCCTGGTACGGCTCGCGCTTGTGGTGGGTCCACTCGGCCATCCGCGCCAGCACCTCGGCGGCGTCCGGCAGCACCAGCAGCCGTACGACGTTGTGGGAGGCGACCGTGACCAGTTCCCCCTCGTCACGGACCCCGATGCGGGCCAGGGCGTCCAGGGTGTCGTCCATGGTGGCCGCGGCGTTGCCGTACCCCAGCGCCCAGGCCGCGCTCCAGCGCTGCGACGGGGTGCCCTTCTTGCTCCAGTCGCCGATCAGCCGGTGCACGGCCTTGCGGTGCGAGGCGTGGCCGGCCGCCTGGTCCAGCGTGGTGGCCGCGAAGATCAGCCGGCGGTTCGTGGTCGCCTCGGCGAGGGGGCGGATCAGTTCCGTGTAGCCGTGGTCGAAGTCCCGTACGCACAGCTCCCCGGCGGCGACCGCGGCGCGCATCCACACCTGGTCGCGCGGGTCGTCCGCCAGCTGCCGCAGCCAGCGCACCACCGGCGCCCGGACCGGGAAGTGCCGGTCCCACAGCTCGGTGAGCACCGCGGACGGCAGGGCGGATCCCCGGTACCAGATCAGCCGGGCCGGCACCTCGTGCCCGTCCACCTCGACCTTGCCTTCGGTGAGTTCGGCACGCGAGAGCGCCCGGTCGGCTTCCGGGTCGTCGCAGAACAGCGGGCGGGCCGGGGTGCTGTCCGGGTCGGACTGCACGGACAGTTCCCAGGTCAGCAGGTGCGCGGCGGCGGCAACGGCACTGTGCGAGGCCCCGCCGAGTACGGCGAGCGCGATCCGGAACGCCACCGGGTGGAACAGCGTCGCCGTACCCGACCGTCCCGGGTTCCGGTCCCCGCGCTCCGCCTCGGCCGGCCGGGCCGTCAGCGCCCGGTCCACTCCGGCGAACCACTCCTGGGCCTGTACGGCGGCCAGGCTCCGGCACCCGTCGAGCAGCGCGTCGCGGGAGACGTCCCCCAGCACGTGCCCGGCCAGCAGCGATGCGAACACCTCGGCCTCGGCGGGCCGCAGGTCCTTCAGCCCGACGGCGTCCTTGACCTCCTCCCGGTCCGCGACCCGCTCGGCGCGGGCCAGCAGGTCGGCGGGCGCGGTGTCGTCCTCCCCGGCTCCGGCGGCGTGCTCCTCCAGCCGCTCCCGCAGCCGGGTGGCGAGGAGTTCCTCGGTCGGCGCGGGCGGGCAGATCATGCCGTACCGCCCGGCGAGCAGCGGATTCGCCGCCGACCCGACCGTCACGACGATCACCGCGAAGGCCTCGCAGCGGGCCAGGGCGGCGGCGAGCTCGTCGAGGTCCATCTCGTCCGGGGGCAGCGCTCCGGGCCGGGTGAGGGACAGCTCCAGCAGATACCCGACGCCGGCCCGCGCCTCCTCGCCCTCACCGCCCCGCGACTCGTCCAGCGACGCGGCCAACTGCCGTACCCCGCCGTCCGGATCGACCCTGAGCACCCGGGAGCCGGCCGGGGGCTCCGCGTCCGGGCCGGTGCCGGTGCCGGTGCCGTTCGCCGCCGAGGTGGTGACCTCGTCGAGGAGTGAGAGCGCCGTACTGGTGCGTCCGGTACCGGGCGCGGCACCGAGCACCAGCAGCCGCCGGGCGCGGAGCGCGGTGCGCAGCCGGACGTACCCCTCGGGTTCGACGTGGGCCCGGCGGAGCCTGCGCAGTTCGTCCTCGGGCACGGGTCCGCTGCGCATGCCCGCGCCGAACCGGCGGGCGCCGAGCCGCAGGTTGATGTCGCCGATGTGGGCGTTGTTGAAGTACGAGCGGTCGAAGCGGTGCAGGTCCCGGCCGACGTCGAACAGCAGCCGGGTGGCCCGGCGAGTACGGGCGGCGGCGGCGAGGTCGGTGGGCCCGTCCTCGCCCTGGTCCTCGGCGAGGGGATCGCGGGTGTACGCCTTGAACCGCCCGGCGGCGCGCTCCCGTTCCTTCTCCCGCTCGTCCTCCTCGTCCTCCGCCTCGTCCTCGGCGGACTTCTCGTCGTCGTCCTCGCCCTCGTCGTCCCGGGACTTGTCGTCCCTGGCCTGCTTCTTGCCGTCCTTGGCCTGCTTCTTGTCGTCGCCGGCCTTCTTGTCGCCGGCTTTCCTGTCCCCGGCCTTCCGGTCGCCGGACCTCTTGTCGTCGGCCTTCTTGTCGTCGGCGTCGGACGACCGGCCACCGGCCGGCTTCTCGGGGGCGTCGTCGGCCGCGCCGCCCGCCTGCTCGTCGTCGCTCACTCGGCTCAGCCCCTCCCCTGCTCGGCGCCGCGGCCGGTGTTCCGGCCGATGTGCACGTTGCCCTGGTACTCGTTGTCGTGGTGATGGGACATGTCGCCGATGACGTTGTAATGAATGCCGACGCCACCGGGCCGATGACCGGACATCGCGTCGCCCACGACCTCGAACTCGTCGTTGTCGTCGAACTCCTCGGCGTCGCCGAACTCGTCACCGCTGACGGCGTTCAGGGGGCCGCCGCCGGCAGCGGACGACGACGGTGAAGGTGACGGCGAAGGCGGTGCAGGGTCGGGTTCCGGGATCACCGGAGC is a window from the Streptomyces sp. NBC_00299 genome containing:
- a CDS encoding Pycsar system effector family protein encodes the protein MSADGAARTSPDPVVPVPDGGRHHHDRAGERIAERLLNSVREDLGRADSKAAVLLSGTLALPAFLVGWHGTPRWDGFADVTLILSGVLWAVAVSALVGALMPRTGTVRGRDEVTYFGDLVAARDLAELSDRVAEAGRDPAAWLLVQAVDASSILTAKYRAIRWGVGSLAPSAALAVVWGLTAR